Proteins encoded together in one Verrucomicrobiota bacterium window:
- a CDS encoding pyridoxine 5'-phosphate synthase, with product MSARLRLGVNIDHVATLRQARYAALSYSRNTEPDVVAAALEAEAGGADSLTIHVRGDHRHMQPEDGRRLRERIRTQLNLEMGLTAQMMDYALELKPDFVCLVPESRQEITTEGGLDVKTHLQETAEAVRRLQDAGILVSLFIDPDMDQVLAAATTGARMIELHTGAFSNAEGEVFEWELEKLREAAHAGEDAGLQVNAGHGINYRNIYEIFVVPHLAELNIGHSIISRAVFVGLRQAVADMRHAMDSYPAESVGPMAELQLP from the coding sequence ATGAGTGCACGGCTTCGACTCGGCGTGAACATCGATCACGTCGCCACCCTCCGTCAGGCGCGCTACGCGGCCCTTTCCTATTCGCGTAACACGGAGCCAGATGTGGTGGCGGCTGCTTTGGAAGCGGAGGCGGGCGGGGCCGATTCCCTCACGATTCACGTGCGTGGCGATCATCGGCATATGCAGCCAGAGGATGGGCGTCGTTTGCGAGAACGAATCCGCACCCAACTCAATCTGGAAATGGGCCTGACCGCTCAGATGATGGACTATGCCTTGGAGCTCAAGCCCGACTTCGTCTGTTTGGTGCCCGAGTCGCGCCAAGAGATCACCACGGAAGGAGGGCTCGACGTCAAGACCCACCTCCAGGAGACAGCTGAGGCCGTTCGTCGCCTGCAAGACGCGGGTATTTTGGTGAGCCTGTTCATCGATCCCGATATGGACCAAGTGCTGGCGGCGGCCACCACGGGAGCCCGCATGATCGAGCTCCACACCGGTGCGTTTTCGAATGCGGAAGGAGAGGTCTTTGAGTGGGAGCTGGAAAAGCTCCGGGAGGCCGCGCACGCGGGCGAAGACGCCGGCCTCCAAGTGAACGCGGGGCATGGCATCAACTACCGCAACATCTACGAAATCTTTGTGGTCCCGCATTTGGCTGAGCTGAATATTGGCCACAGCATCATCAGTCGGGCGGTGTTTGTGGGGTTGCGGCAGGCCGTCGCGGACATGCGCCACGCCATGGATTCCTATCCCGCGGAGTCGGTCGGTCCCATGGCGGAGCTGCAACTGCCATGA
- the acpS gene encoding holo-ACP synthase, which produces MNLEIAGSGIDLVEVERIEKLLERSGKRFRNRIFTEGEQHYCEAIPRPAIRYAARFAAKEAISKAFGTGIGEELGWRDMEIEHDARGKPLVRFSGEGLKLVEKRRVQRVEISLTHTEVYAAAVAILVVD; this is translated from the coding sequence ATGAACCTCGAGATCGCCGGTTCGGGGATCGATCTTGTGGAGGTGGAACGGATTGAGAAACTGCTCGAGCGATCTGGCAAGCGTTTTCGGAACCGCATTTTCACGGAAGGGGAACAACATTATTGCGAGGCCATCCCGCGGCCTGCGATCCGCTATGCCGCCCGCTTCGCGGCCAAAGAGGCCATCTCCAAGGCCTTTGGCACGGGCATCGGAGAGGAGTTGGGCTGGCGGGATATGGAAATCGAGCACGATGCTCGCGGGAAACCGCTCGTGCGCTTTTCCGGCGAGGGGCTCAAGCTGGTCGAGAAGCGCCGGGTCCAGCGGGTCGAGATTAGCCTGACCCACACCGAAGTCTATGCGGCAGCGGTCGCGATTTTGGTGGTGGACTGA
- a CDS encoding alpha-amylase family glycosyl hydrolase → MLKLVRRSTFQRMRRRLARLYGPERVDQLADRLYAMIGRYGVVADPNNNPKELWDERDAVLITYADMVQKKGERPLVSLKEFCDRRLRGAINTVHLLPFCPASSDGGFSVIDYREVAPEHGTWRDVQTLGQDYELMFDLVLNHCSRKSAYFKDFINGVLPGADFFIEPGEDWDISKVVRPRPWPLLTPIKRVDSETKVWTTFSDDQIDLNWACPDVLFEFLDILLFYIAKGARIVRLDAVAFLWKEPGTECIHLPQTHEVIKLIRDVLQTVAPEVIILTETNVPHQENISYFGRGDEAHMVYNFSLPPLLLHALLKEDTRVFGDWLAGLGETPAKCTYLNFTASHDGIGVRPLQGLVPDEEIDWLVTQTRERGGLVGMRSIEGGGERPYELNITYRDALDDSQDSRKGVARFLCSQTVAMSLKGVPALYFHSFVGTHNDQEGAAAGERRDINRKRWNKSELGELLDQTDNDHSVILNVLVSLLTRRGSHPAFHPDARQIVLETDRQILAFLRESLDRQERILCLFNFSSEPYPIDETWVRERLHGAAGDIRNMLLGSRMEFQDGRYQASPFQGFWMAASKEK, encoded by the coding sequence ATGCTCAAACTCGTCCGCCGCTCTACTTTCCAACGCATGCGCCGACGCCTCGCCCGGCTCTATGGTCCTGAGAGGGTCGATCAGTTGGCCGATCGTCTCTACGCCATGATCGGGCGTTACGGGGTGGTGGCGGATCCCAACAACAACCCCAAAGAGCTGTGGGATGAGCGGGACGCCGTGCTCATCACCTACGCCGATATGGTGCAGAAAAAAGGGGAGCGGCCTCTCGTGAGTCTGAAGGAGTTCTGTGACCGGCGGCTGCGAGGCGCCATCAACACCGTTCACCTTCTCCCTTTCTGCCCGGCTTCTTCGGACGGGGGTTTTTCGGTCATTGATTACCGAGAAGTCGCCCCGGAGCATGGCACTTGGAGGGACGTGCAGACCCTCGGCCAGGACTACGAGCTGATGTTCGACCTCGTCCTGAATCACTGCTCCCGCAAAAGCGCTTACTTCAAGGACTTCATCAATGGGGTCCTGCCCGGGGCCGATTTTTTCATCGAACCGGGAGAGGATTGGGACATCAGCAAGGTGGTTCGTCCACGCCCTTGGCCCCTGTTGACACCGATCAAACGGGTCGATAGCGAGACGAAGGTTTGGACGACGTTTAGCGACGACCAGATCGACCTCAACTGGGCCTGCCCGGACGTGCTTTTTGAATTCCTAGACATTCTCCTTTTCTACATTGCGAAAGGGGCCCGCATCGTGCGCTTGGACGCGGTGGCCTTTCTCTGGAAAGAGCCGGGAACCGAGTGCATCCACCTCCCGCAGACGCATGAGGTCATCAAGTTAATCCGGGATGTGCTGCAAACGGTGGCGCCCGAGGTCATCATTCTGACGGAGACGAACGTGCCCCATCAGGAAAACATTTCCTACTTCGGGCGAGGAGATGAGGCCCACATGGTTTACAACTTCAGTCTCCCTCCCTTGCTGCTGCACGCGCTCTTGAAGGAGGACACCCGGGTCTTCGGAGATTGGCTGGCTGGCCTGGGAGAAACGCCCGCCAAGTGCACGTATCTCAATTTCACCGCTTCTCACGACGGGATCGGGGTGCGCCCTCTTCAAGGGCTGGTGCCGGACGAGGAGATCGATTGGTTGGTCACCCAGACGCGGGAACGTGGCGGGCTGGTCGGCATGCGCAGTATCGAAGGCGGAGGCGAGCGGCCCTATGAACTGAACATCACCTACCGGGATGCCCTCGATGATTCGCAGGACAGCCGTAAGGGGGTAGCCCGTTTCCTCTGCTCCCAGACGGTCGCCATGTCTCTCAAGGGAGTGCCGGCCCTCTATTTCCACAGCTTCGTGGGCACCCACAATGACCAAGAAGGAGCGGCCGCTGGGGAGCGTCGCGACATCAACCGGAAGCGGTGGAACAAGTCGGAGCTGGGCGAGCTTCTCGACCAGACCGACAATGACCACTCCGTCATTCTCAACGTGCTGGTGAGCCTCCTGACGCGCCGAGGGTCTCACCCGGCCTTCCATCCGGATGCGCGCCAGATTGTTTTGGAGACCGATCGGCAAATCCTGGCCTTCCTTCGAGAAAGCCTGGATCGCCAAGAACGGATCCTCTGCCTCTTCAACTTTTCGAGCGAGCCTTATCCCATCGACGAAACCTGGGTTCGCGAGCGGCTCCATGGGGCCGCCGGAGACATTCGTAATATGCTCTTGGGCTCGCGCATGGAGTTCCAAGACGGCCGCTACCAAGCGAGTCCTTTCCAGGGCTTCTGGATGGCGGCCTCCAAAGAAAAGTAG